The proteins below are encoded in one region of Shewanella algae:
- the gpsA gene encoding NAD(P)H-dependent glycerol-3-phosphate dehydrogenase: MKDTAEITVLGAGSYGTALAISLASNGHSTLLWGHEPEHVAKLAAERSNQAFLPGIAFPDSMVMEADLAKALAASRNILVVVPSHVFADVLAQAKPLLRDDARIIWATKGLEPESGRLLQDVARDVLGEKYPLAVLSGPTFAKELAAGLPTAISVAGTDAEFTQDLVELLHSPKRLRVYANDDFIGLQLGGAVKNVIAIGAGMSDGIGFGANARTALITRGLVELSRLGEALGAHASTFMGMAGLGDLVLTCTDNQSRNRRFGLALGKGCDVDTAQAEIGQVVEGYRNTKEVYTLAKRLGVEMPITEQIYQVLYQGKSPIDAAKELLAREKKSETSAD; this comes from the coding sequence ATGAAAGACACTGCCGAAATAACGGTATTGGGGGCGGGCTCTTATGGCACCGCCCTTGCCATTTCTTTGGCCAGCAATGGACACAGCACCCTGTTGTGGGGGCATGAGCCCGAGCATGTAGCCAAACTCGCTGCCGAGCGCAGCAACCAAGCCTTTCTTCCCGGGATAGCCTTTCCCGACTCCATGGTGATGGAAGCCGATCTGGCCAAAGCATTGGCGGCGTCGCGAAATATTCTGGTTGTGGTACCAAGTCACGTCTTTGCTGATGTGTTGGCTCAGGCCAAACCTCTGCTGCGTGATGATGCCCGCATCATTTGGGCCACCAAGGGGCTGGAGCCGGAAAGTGGTCGCCTGTTGCAGGATGTTGCCCGCGATGTGCTGGGGGAGAAGTATCCGCTGGCGGTATTGTCCGGACCGACTTTTGCCAAAGAGCTGGCGGCAGGTTTACCAACCGCCATCTCAGTGGCTGGTACCGATGCCGAGTTTACCCAGGATCTGGTGGAGCTGTTGCACAGCCCCAAACGTCTGAGAGTCTATGCCAATGACGATTTTATCGGCCTGCAACTCGGTGGCGCGGTCAAGAATGTCATCGCCATAGGCGCCGGCATGTCCGATGGTATTGGCTTTGGTGCCAATGCCCGTACTGCCCTGATCACCCGAGGTTTGGTGGAGTTGAGCCGTCTGGGGGAAGCCCTGGGCGCCCATGCTTCTACCTTTATGGGAATGGCGGGTCTTGGGGACCTGGTGCTGACCTGTACCGATAACCAATCGCGCAACCGTCGCTTTGGTTTGGCATTGGGTAAAGGTTGTGATGTCGATACAGCCCAGGCTGAAATCGGTCAGGTGGTTGAAGGGTACCGTAACACCAAAGAGGTCTACACTCTGGCCAAGCGCTTGGGGGTAGAGATGCCGATCACCGAGCAGATCTATCAGGTGTTGTATCAGGGCAAATCGCCTATTGATGCGGCCAAAGAACTGCTGGCCAGAGAGAAGAAGTCGGAAACCTCGGCAGACTGA